A single region of the Nomascus leucogenys isolate Asia unplaced genomic scaffold, Asia_NLE_v1 Super-Scaffold_258, whole genome shotgun sequence genome encodes:
- the LOC105738625 gene encoding kinesin-like protein KIF1C: MAGASVKVAVRVRPLNARETSQDAKCVVSMQGNTTSIINPKQSKDSPKSFTFDYSYWSHTSVEDPQFASQQQVCRDIGEEMLLHAFEGYDVCDFAYGQTGAGKSYTMMGRQEPGQQGIVPQLCEDLFPRVSENQSAQLSYSVEVSYMEICCERVRDLLNLKSRGSLRVREHPILGPYVQDLSRLVVTSYTDIADLVDCGNKARTVAATNMNETSSRSHAVFTIVFTEHCHDQLTGLDSEKVSQISLVDLAGSERADSSGARVMCLKEGANINKSLTTLGKVISALADMQSKKRKSDFIPYRDSVLTWLLKENLGGWELTAMMAALSPADINYKETLSTLRYADCTKQIRCNAIINEDPNDRLIRELQEEVARLRELLMAQGLLASALEGLKMEEVSVRGALPAVSSPLAPVSPSSPTTHHGELEPSFSPNTEPQIGPEEAMERLQETEKIIAELNETWEEKLRKTEALRMEREALLAEMGVAVREDGGTVGVFSPN; encoded by the exons ATGGCTGGTGCCTCGGTGAAAGTGGCAGTGAGGGTTCGGCCCTTGAACGCCCGCGAGACCAGCCAGGATGCCAAGTGTGTGGTCAGCATGCAGGGCAACACTACCT CCATCATCAACCCTAAACAGAGCAAGGATTCCCCCAAAAGCTTCACCTTTGACTATTCCTACTGGTCACACACTTCGGTGG AGGACCCCCAGTTTGCATCTCAGCAGCAAGTGTGTCGGGACATTGGAGAAGAGATGCTGCTCCACGCCTTTGAAGGCTATGACGTGTGCGACTTTGCCTACGGGCAGACCGGGGCTGGGAAATCCTATACCATGATGGGGCGGCAGGAGCCAGGGCAGCAGGGCATCGTGCCCCAG CTCTGTGAGGACCTCTTCCCTCGCGTTAGTGAGAACCAGAGTGCTCAGCTATCCTACTCTGTGGAG GTGAGCTATATGGAGATCTGTTGTGAGCGGGTACGAGACCTCTTGAACCTCAAGAGTCGGGGTTCTCTGCGGGTCCGGGAGCACCCCATCCTGGGCCCCTACGTGCAGGACCTGTCCAGATTGGTTGTGACCTCCTACACAGACATTGCTGACCTCGTGGACTGTGGAAATAAAGCACG GACTGTGGCTGCCACCAACATGAATGAGACCAGCAGCCGTTCCCATGCCGTCTTTACCATCGTCTTCACAGAGCACTGCCATGACCAGCTCACGGGGCTAGACTCGGAGAAA GTCAGTCAGATCAGTTTGGTGGACCTTGCTGGGAGTGAGCGAGCCGACTCCTCAGGGGCCCGGGTCATGTGCCTGAAG GAGGGAGCCAACATCAATAAGTCCCTGACTACACTAGGGAAGGTGATCTCGGCCCTTGCAGATATG CAATCAAAGAAGCGGAAGTCGGATTTTATCCCCTACAGGGACTCTGTGCTCACCTGGCTGCTCAAGGAAAATTTGGGTG GGTGGGAACTCACAGCAATGATGGCAGCCCTGAGCCCTGCTGACATCAATTACAAGGAGACTCTCAGCACCCTCAG gtatgCTGACTGCACCAAGCAGATCCGCTGCAATGCCATCATCAACGAGGACCCTAATGACCGGCTGATTAGAGAGCTGCAGGAGGAAGTAGCCCGGCTGCGGGAACTGCTGATGGCTCAGGGACTGTTAGCCTCTGCTCTGGAAG GCCTGAAGATGGAAGAAGTGAGTGTCAGAGGCGCCCTGCCAGCTGTGTCATCTCCCCTGGCTCCAGTTTCACCCTCATCACCCACCACACATCATGGGGAGCTGGAGCCGTCATTCTCCCCCAACACGGAGCCCCAGATTGGGCCTGAGGAAGCCATGGAGAGGCTGCAG gagacagagaagatTATAGCTGAGCTGAACGAGACGTGGGAGGAGAAGCTACGCAAGACAGAAGCCCTGAGGATGGAGAG AGAAGCATTGCTGGCTGAGATGGGGGTGGCCGTCCGGGAGGATGGGGGAACTGTGGGCGTCTTCTCTCCAAACTAG